A single region of the Drosophila miranda strain MSH22 chromosome 2, D.miranda_PacBio2.1, whole genome shotgun sequence genome encodes:
- the LOC108157221 gene encoding tudor domain-containing protein 5-like, translating to MDTSGELELIKKMVHSVLVSSPERMTLQKLSRDYKEMVGSEVPHRQYGHRDVETFLRSMPDVIKVIGSGPMAIVQPLSTAKSAHIQKFVNNQKKISKKSRIPAAQKPSNLVFINERKALSGQVYNPVNNFQPQMLPNSQQARVNTAQTKHPINPIYSAQMRKMFDMHKYLYKNRNQNQVQRPHPRCNSTDNAPSGQPKKKEKNVSVAKQMPIEPYRSDDREVLPNFDQLKVDVSFGDDCNESDAFPEYAVNQRVLSFDYPRDAVRSDYKLPRRGLEKTLKVDERYFLQLVEVTNPHSFHFWIYDDYDLYDNFSHNMQEAYKNLDSTTFTMPQCLLTPGHLCVVCPINSSEWERAKVVSHRKNNLRKTIKVELIDTGVIDTVYTKDVKFLMKEFAKLPPQGMQGRLAYVAPMSSRNWSSKAVNAFKNQVNNRRLFGKVEAIKHNIAHMVLVGTDNVNFNRSLIDSGLVRRWL from the exons ATGGATACATCTGGAGAACTCGAATTAATAAAGAAGATGGTGCATTCTGTGCTGGTGTCGTCACCCGAGAGAATGACGCTGCAGAAACTATCTCGCGACTACAAGGAGATGGTGGGTTCAGAAGTGCCGCATCGGCAGTACGGCCATAGAGACGTcgaaacttttctccgctccATGCCAGACGTCATTAAG GTGATCGGATCTGGGCCTATGGCTATTGTCCAGCCACTGTCAACTGCCAAGTCCGCACACATCCAGAAATTTGTCAACAATCAGAAGAAGATATCCAAAAAGTCCAGAATTCCTGCTGCACAGAAGCCATCAAATTTGGTCTTTATCAACGAGAGGAAGGCCTTGTCTGGGCAGGTGTACAATCCGGTCAATAATTTTCAGCCGCAAATGCTCCCTAACTCCCAGCAGGCTCGCGTGAATACCGCCCAGACCAAACATCCAATCAATCCGATCTATAGCGCCCAGATGAGAAAAATGTTTGACATGCATAAATATTTGTACAAAAACCGCAATCAAAATCAAGTTCAGCGTCCACACCCAAGATGCAATTCGACTGATAATGCTCCAAGTGGCCAGCCGAAGAAAAAGGAGAAAAATGTGTCAGTTGCGAAGCAAATGCCCATTGAACCCTACAGATCCGACGATCGTGAGGTCCTACCCAATTTCGACCAgctgaaagtggatgtgtccTTCGGCGATGATTGCAACGAGAGTGATGCCTTTCCGGAATATGCTGTCAATCAACGTGTTCTCAGCTTCGACTATCCTCGCGACGCGGTTCGCTCCGATTACAAGCTGCCTCGTCGCGGCTTGGAAAAAACTCTCAAAGTGGATGAGCGATACTTCCTGCAGCTTGTGGAGGTGACCAATCCGCATAGCTTTCACTTTTGGATATACGACGACTACGACCTATATGATAACTTTTCACACAACATGCAGGAAGCCTACAAAAATTTGGATTCGACGACGTTCACGATGCCGCAGTGCCTGCTGACGCCCGGCCATCTGTGTGTCGTCTGCCCCATTAATTCATCGGAGTGGGAGCGAGCCAAAGTCGTCAGTCACCGGAAGAACAATCTACGAAAGACTATTAAGGTGGAGCTCATCGATACGGGTGTCATCGATACCGTCTACACTAAAGATGTAAAGTTTTTAATGAAAGAATTCGCCAAGTTGCCGCCGCAGGGAATGCAGGGCCGCCTGGCTTACGTGGCTCCGATGAGCAGTCGGAACTGGTCATCGAAGGCTGTCAACGCATTCAAAAATCAAGTGAACAACCGCAGACTCTTCGGAAAAGTTGAAGCTATCAAACACAACATCGCGCATATGGTGCTCGTCGGTACGGATAATGTAAACTTCAACCGTTCGCTGATTGACTCCGGCTTGGTGCGTCGCTGGTTGTAG
- the LOC108156037 gene encoding KAT8 regulatory NSL complex subunit 2: protein MATFSPNKLRQCSRFMGAPCTPEKEQLLVDVAKIKSCANPTYECSQTRVDGHEFCIRHVLRDPRANYRQCTHVYTNGRKCINAVPKYDNKKEQILTTLCFEHNRQTQLKKTHVAVGRLRSGVETNETLLSTLSHHINVEDIKVEYPSTEPDEDMIDVVSPHVAPFVNQDHRNGIENVVEKVRRRRRILDYASDSSSNDGDPPCVKNTAKDIEFFESENESIDSEDDDPLKHAGVYTCAEAVRIAELKVNKLQGLYREELSHLQLVLKQRRRQYLHDIRREREIYCSIHDQLKETPLERKLYEQLKALNSYHRRQGVEAVLYKKFKEKRARDTLFASKSANNPKCIFTEGGVKCGERTLPCCKHCRKHILEDKRQVLFRACGVERSGVVCQEPVTSMLEDANCVLHLSVVPAKRQYIQKKCESETEEDEIPSTSTLITETEISADMMLSRSFRNVTTAHSEDRKNDIKLLRLSPKQSTAA from the exons ATGGCTACTTTTTCCCCCAACAAGCTGCGCCAGTGCTCCCGGTTCATGGGCGCACCTTGTACCCCGGAAAAAGAGCAACTGTTGGTCGATGTGGCCAAAATAAAGTCGTGCGCCAATCCTACGTACGAATGCAGCCAGACGCGGGTTGACGGGCATGAGTTTTGCATTCGCCACGTTCTTCGCGATCCCCGGGCAAACTACCGCCAGTGCACACATGTGTACACCAACGGAAGAAAGTGCATAAACGCGGTTCCCAAATATGATAACAAGAAGGAGCAGATACTCACTACACTTTGCTTCGAGCACAACCGACAGACGCAGCTGAAAAAGACGCATGTAGCCGTCGGTCGTCTCCGCAGTGGCGTCGAGACCAATGAGACGTTGCTCAGCACTCTTTCCCATCACATAAACGTAGAGGATATTAAGGTCGAGTATCCGAGCACAGAGCCGGATGAGGATATGATCGATGTTGTTTCACCGCACGTGGCACCGTTTG TTAATCAGGATCATCGAAACGGTATAGAGAATGTTGTAGAAAAGGTCCGCCGCCGTCGTCGAATCTTAGATTACGCCTCCGACAGTTCCAGCAATGATGGAGATCCGCCTTGTGTGAAGAATACCGCCAAAGATATCGAGTTCTTTGAATCGGAGAACGAAAGCATCGATTCTGAAGACGATGATCCTCTAAA GCATGCCGGCGTCTACACTTGTGCTGAGGCTGTTCGGATTGCAGAGTTGAAAGTGAATAAACTTCAGGGCCTTTACCGCGAAGAGCTGTCCCATTTGCAGCTTGTTCTGAAACAAAGGCGTCGGCAGTACTTGCACGACATCCGGCGAGAACGGGAAATCTACT GCAGTATCCACGATCAGCTTAAGGAGACGCCGCTCGAGCGCAAGCTCTACGAACAACTGAAGGCGCTCAACAGCTACCATCGTCGGCAGGGCGTTGAAGCGGTTCTCTACAAAAAATTCAAAGAGAAACGCGCGCGGGACACGCTGTTTGCATCGAAGTCGGCCAACAACCCCAAGTGCATTTTTACAGAGGGCGGCGTCAAATGTGGAGAGCGAACGCTGCCATGCTGCAAACACTGCCGCAAGCACATATTGGAGGATAAGCGCCAGGTTCTATTTCGTGCATGTGGAGTGGAGCGGAGCGGTGTTGTATGCCAGGAGCCCGTGACTAGCATGCTTGAAGACGCGAACTGTGTGCTGCATCTGAGCGTGGTGCCAGCCAAGCGCCAGTACATACAAAAG AAATGCGAATCTGAGACCGAAGAAGACGAAATCCCTTCAACAAGTACTCTCATTACTGAAACTGAAATATCTGCAGACATGATGCTTTCCAGAAGCTTTCGCAATGTCACCACAGCACATAGCGAAGACAGAAAAAACGATATTAAGCTTCTGAGATTGTCACCCAAACAATCGACCGCTGCGTAA